Below is a genomic region from Gemmatimonadota bacterium.
GAAGGGCGCGATTTGTTTTAATAGAAACCGATGTGCCAATGGGGGAGATAGATCAGACCGATAGACAGCTTTCTCCCGAGCTACGCGAGTTCCTTAGCAAAAGGATTCCCGCCACATATCTTTTGACGGGTTCTGTCGCGTTTACAGGGATTTATTTGATCAAACTCAAACTCATTGATCTTCGGACAGGTATGATTGTCTGGACTGGCGATGTTCGGGACAATCCGGCATGGGTCTGGACGCGAGCGCATCGATCTGTGGGAGAGATTCCCGCTGCTGAGGTGCGCTCTTCGCTTGGATTTGCCGAAGGGGAAACACCTTTACCCGCGCTAGAAGCCGAGCATTTGCCGCATCATATCCTCTTGCAACCGTTCCATACTACGGATTATCTACCCCTTGCTGCCGATTGTGAATTGCATCTTAAAAATGCAATTCAGCGCGATGGTCTATTTTCTCTCGTACCAGGGTCATTAAAGGGAAGACAGGGGCGCGAGCGATTTTCTCGCATCAGCCCCGATTTGCGCCGTGAAGCATCAGAAACAACGCTTGCAGAAGCCATCCTGACGGGTAGCTTACTCGTGCTGGGCAAAGATGGCGCAACAGACAATATCGGCCTGGTATTGCGTTTGATTGAAGTGGAGACCGGACAAATTCTCTGGATGGGGTCTTCAACTGGGAGAAGGGTCTGGCGATGGGACAAAATGGCGGATATCGTATCCGCGACTCTGGGGCGGCTTGGTGAAGACCTTTCGCAGTACGGCGCAGGAGCGGCAGAAACGCAGATTGCAGCGCTGCGTGATCAGGCAATAGATGGGAAATCGTGGAGTGCTCTGGGACATGCCTATCTCGATAGGGGATTGCTCAAACAGGCTGAAGAAGCATTTGAAAAAGCTATGATTTTTCCCGATGCACAGGCACAGGCACAAGCGGGAAAAGGGCTGGTGCTGCTGAGACGAGGCGGGAATTTCAATGATGGGGTACAAGCACTCAGATCTGCAATCCGATCGGATCCAGATTATCTGGATGCGTACAGCTTTTTGGCACAGGCGCTTCTCGACCAGGGGATGGTCGATGGCGTGGGAATTGCCGAAAATGCCATTCGGCGCGATTCGACATATCTCCCGCCATACCGCGTGCTGGGCGATTGGTATGCCGACCTCGAAGACCATCAAAAAGCGCGAACATTTTACCAGACGTATTTGACGTACAACTCCGACGATGAGGTCGCTGTGCGGCTGGGCAGAAGTCTGTTGCAGTTGAAAAATTATCGGGATATCGACCGCTTTATCGCACCTATCGCACGCGAAAAACCCGAAGCCTCGCATTTGTTGCCTATTATGGCAATCAAAGCACTACGGGTGAAGCGCTACGGGGAATCGACCCAATTATTCGAGCGATTTCTCGCGCAAATTGACGCGCGCGGACGCCAGCTTTACGACGATATTCAGGTGCTATTGTCAGAAGAGGAAATAGAAATTTATCGCGCGCTTGACGATGCGGAAAAGGAAAAGTATGTGGCGCGTTTTTGGCGTACCAAAAATCCGAATTTGTCCAGCGCGTACAACGAGCGACAACTGGCGCACTACGAACGGGTCTGGACGGCTCGCTGGGCATTCGGGCGGGAAAACTATCCCTGGGACCGACGCGGTGAAGTCTATATCCGTTACGGTGACCCCGATTATCGCGCCCGGTCGGGATGGATCTCATCATTGCCTTCAACGCGCGTGCAGGAAGTAAAGGAAAAGGTGTACCGAGAATTGTACCGGGATCCCAATCAAAGTGAATTGATTGGCCCGGTTTTTCCCATTCGGAGCGATCGCGGGTTTGCTGCCGAGCGCGAAAGTAATAGACTCGATATCCCAGACCAGGATACCTTTGGCCCGGTTGAGGGACGCCGTGAAGAAACCGCTCTCAGCGACCCGTCACAGGAAGCTTATGCGCCTGTTACCATGCAACACGACCGCAGTATCGTGCCCTGGGAGTCGTGGGTTTATACCGAGGTAGATGGCGGCATAGTTATCGATTTTACACGCGAATTAGGTGGCGTCTCCGGCTTTGATTTTGCGCCCATTCCTCCCATTCCGCCCACTATGCTCAGAGACAATATTCGCATTGCCGAACACGCCCCGGAAATTCGCTACAAAAACGCCACTGTGAACCATCCCGATGAATTTCGCAAAGCACCTCGTTTGTCTCTGGGCACTTTTTATTTTGATCTGGCGGACTTTCGAGGCAGTGCGGGCAAAACCCGTGTGGATATTATGTATGGCATACCGCTTGAAAATCTGCTCGCCGTTACAGATGGACAACAGCCCCAGGTGGTGCTTGAGCACGCGGTCGCGCTGGCCGATTCGGCATATCGCGTGGTGTATCGAAACGCGCAAAAAGTGCAGCATTTTGTAGATACTTCAAATGTCGTCACTCAGGAAGTTGTGGATATCACGCGCCAGGACATACCTGCGGGGATGTATCATCTTACATTGACCATTACCGATGTTATGACCGCGCGACAAGGTGTGCTCGCGCTCGATGTGGCGATTGATGACTACGGTGAAGAGCGGCTTCATATCAGCGATCTCATGCTCGTTAAGAGTATGTCTGATACGCTGCATCATACACGATTTCGAAGAGGGAATTGGCAGGTTGTTCCCAATCCCCGAAGGACTGTTCGCGCGCCCAATCCACTTGCGTTTTATTGCGAAGTGTACAATTTGACGAAAGACGATTTTGGGCAGACTCGCTATCGCGTGACAACCGCGGTCAAGGCAGCGGTAGCAGAGCAGAGGCGTGCGCCGGGTACTATTGATCAACCCGAGGTCGCGCTGTCCTATACACAGGTAGGCAATAGCGATTGGGAACGCCTGCCCCTCGAAGTCCATCTCGAACACGCACAGGCAGGACAAAATCGTCTCTTTGTGATTATTGAGGATCTCGTTGCGGGAACACGGGTAGCAAAGGATACTTTTTTTCAGTATATTCGGTGAAGGTAGGTTGATTTTTTATGTCGATTGATTGACAGAAATGCGTGTATTGCTTAAGTTTGCCTGAAGGAGAGAAAGATGGAAAAGCCAGATTTTAGCGAAGATGAACGCATATTGTCTGTTTTGACGGACAATACCGATATTGAAGCGTTTAACAACCTGATGGAACACGCACATGAACAGGGGGTCAGTGCGGCTGATTTTATTCGCGAAGAACCCAGGCGCACCTCTCGAAAGCGCATTCGCAAGCTCTGCTTAAAAAATCGCAAGCGGTCTCTGCAAGTGATGTTTCAATCCATTATCAAATCGCTTTGGGATCGCCCTGTTACCGATACATCGGCTGTCGAATCTCTGTATGGGATGCCTCCTCAATTTGGCAAACCCCACCGCAATGGTCATACCAACAAGAGGAATAAGAGTGAATAATCCACTGATCCTTCGGGCGCATATTGACGAAATAGAAGCCCTTAGAGACGATTTGCTGCCCTCTGCTAAACGCGGACAGGTCGATGCGCGCAAACTCGCCGTTGCCCTCCACAAAGCTGCCATGGAAAAACGCGATCGTTTGCGGGGGCATATTGATGGACAGCCCTGATTATGGCACGGGTTTTAGCCGTTGACTTTGGGAGGCGACGAATTGGACTTGCGGTGTGTGACGAATTGCAAATTTCGGTTCGCGGGTTGCCCACGCTCAAAGTCCGCAATTTCAATGATAGTGTGGCGCAGGTTGCACAGATCGCAGGAGACGAGGCCGTTGGGGAAGTGGTTATTGGCTTGCCCTTAAACATGGATGGCAGTTGTGGGGAAATGGCGCGTGCTGTAGAAAATTTCGCTTCCCAACTCGCCGTTTTTTGTAATATGCCTGTTCGCACGTTTGATGAACGGCTTTCATCGGTGGGTGCAAAACGCGAGTTGCAGGCCATGCAGACTAAAAAACACAAAGGTGCAATAGATCGCCTGGCTGCCGTATTAATCCTCGAAACCTATTTGCAATACAAAGGAAAAAGCTCCTCATGAAACGATTTCTCTTTATTTTGAGCATTGTGCCAATTGTGTGCATTTTGGCTGCTTGTACGGGGATTTTTATTTTTAATCGACCAACGGGAATGGGCGAGAAAGAGGTCGAGATTCGGCATGGGGCAACCGTTAAACAAATCAGTCATCAACTCTATGGGAAGCGCCTGATCCACAGCCCGCGCCTGTTGCAGTTTCTCGCGCAAGTCAATGGGAGCAGCCGGCGGCTGAAGGCCGGTATTCACCTTCTCGACGGTCAGATGACAACCTGGGAGGTTTTGCTCGAGCTGGAGCGTTCGCGCGATGTCACGCAAAATGTCACGGTTCTCGAAGGTTTAGAAAAAAAACAAATTGCGGAGATCTTATCCGAAAAATTAAATCTCAACCAGAATAAATTGCTGTTGTTAATGAACAGTACCGCTTTTTGCAAAACCCTTTCTGTGCAGGCTAGAGACCTGGAAGGCTATTTATTCCCCGAAACCTATAATTTTCCGATAACAGCGTCAGAACAACAGGTTCTGCGCAGGATGGTTGAGCATTGTCAGGCTGTTTTTGATGAACGACTTCAGAGACGCGCAGATGAACTCGAAATGAGTATTCACGAAGTAATCACCCTCGCATCTATTATCGAAGGGGAAACCAGTTGGGATTCCGAGCGAGATACGATTTCGGCAGTCTATCACAATCGCCTGAAAAAAGGCATGCGTCTGCAAGCCGATCCCACGGTGCAATATGCTCTTCCCGGTGCACCTCGGCGACTATTTTATAAGGATTATGACTACGATTCTCCCTATAATACTTATCGCCATGCGGGATTGCCACCCGGGCCAGTCAACAGTCCTGGACGTGCGTCTATCGAGGCTGCACTTTTTCCCGCGGATGTCAATTATTTGTATTTTGTCGCTACTGGCGAAGGCGGCCATGTTTTTACACGAACCTTGCAAGAACATGTAGCTGCAAAAAAGAAAACCGCTTCTGCACGAGAAAATACCTGGCAAAAAAAGAAACTGGTAACAGGGGATTAGGGCTTGGAGGGTTGGCAACGGGCTTATGTCTTCGATTCTCAATGGATTAAATGATGCACAACGCGAAGCTGTACAGGCCGTAGATGGTCCCGTGCTCATTCTCGCAGGGGCCGGATCTGGTAAAACGCG
It encodes:
- a CDS encoding GWxTD domain-containing protein — translated: MRRLLKKNLFYRVHLYALTALLLPVSTFSQPPATFRLAIAPFYSPYHGDYGVYMADRIAYEIHRRAYVPALGRARFVLIETDVPMGEIDQTDRQLSPELREFLSKRIPATYLLTGSVAFTGIYLIKLKLIDLRTGMIVWTGDVRDNPAWVWTRAHRSVGEIPAAEVRSSLGFAEGETPLPALEAEHLPHHILLQPFHTTDYLPLAADCELHLKNAIQRDGLFSLVPGSLKGRQGRERFSRISPDLRREASETTLAEAILTGSLLVLGKDGATDNIGLVLRLIEVETGQILWMGSSTGRRVWRWDKMADIVSATLGRLGEDLSQYGAGAAETQIAALRDQAIDGKSWSALGHAYLDRGLLKQAEEAFEKAMIFPDAQAQAQAGKGLVLLRRGGNFNDGVQALRSAIRSDPDYLDAYSFLAQALLDQGMVDGVGIAENAIRRDSTYLPPYRVLGDWYADLEDHQKARTFYQTYLTYNSDDEVAVRLGRSLLQLKNYRDIDRFIAPIAREKPEASHLLPIMAIKALRVKRYGESTQLFERFLAQIDARGRQLYDDIQVLLSEEEIEIYRALDDAEKEKYVARFWRTKNPNLSSAYNERQLAHYERVWTARWAFGRENYPWDRRGEVYIRYGDPDYRARSGWISSLPSTRVQEVKEKVYRELYRDPNQSELIGPVFPIRSDRGFAAERESNRLDIPDQDTFGPVEGRREETALSDPSQEAYAPVTMQHDRSIVPWESWVYTEVDGGIVIDFTRELGGVSGFDFAPIPPIPPTMLRDNIRIAEHAPEIRYKNATVNHPDEFRKAPRLSLGTFYFDLADFRGSAGKTRVDIMYGIPLENLLAVTDGQQPQVVLEHAVALADSAYRVVYRNAQKVQHFVDTSNVVTQEVVDITRQDIPAGMYHLTLTITDVMTARQGVLALDVAIDDYGEERLHISDLMLVKSMSDTLHHTRFRRGNWQVVPNPRRTVRAPNPLAFYCEVYNLTKDDFGQTRYRVTTAVKAAVAEQRRAPGTIDQPEVALSYTQVGNSDWERLPLEVHLEHAQAGQNRLFVIIEDLVAGTRVAKDTFFQYIR
- the ruvX gene encoding Holliday junction resolvase RuvX, with the translated sequence MARVLAVDFGRRRIGLAVCDELQISVRGLPTLKVRNFNDSVAQVAQIAGDEAVGEVVIGLPLNMDGSCGEMARAVENFASQLAVFCNMPVRTFDERLSSVGAKRELQAMQTKKHKGAIDRLAAVLILETYLQYKGKSSS
- the mltG gene encoding endolytic transglycosylase MltG, yielding MKRFLFILSIVPIVCILAACTGIFIFNRPTGMGEKEVEIRHGATVKQISHQLYGKRLIHSPRLLQFLAQVNGSSRRLKAGIHLLDGQMTTWEVLLELERSRDVTQNVTVLEGLEKKQIAEILSEKLNLNQNKLLLLMNSTAFCKTLSVQARDLEGYLFPETYNFPITASEQQVLRRMVEHCQAVFDERLQRRADELEMSIHEVITLASIIEGETSWDSERDTISAVYHNRLKKGMRLQADPTVQYALPGAPRRLFYKDYDYDSPYNTYRHAGLPPGPVNSPGRASIEAALFPADVNYLYFVATGEGGHVFTRTLQEHVAAKKKTASARENTWQKKKLVTGD